AAAAATGATTTCATGTTATCTTCCCCTTTATCAGTTTGATAAAATCGATACAACTTCTGATTTTTCTTTTGAATTTAATAATTGTTCAATTATTTCATCATTACTTAGTCTACGGGCAATCAATGATAATAATTTTAAATGTTCTTTAGAATTGTCATTATCTTCTCCGACCGCAAGCAAGATAACAACTTTGGCACCTTTGTCATCTAATGATGGCCAATCTACAACATCTTTCAATATTGCGATTGCAATACCAACTTTATCTACGCTTTTGCTTTTCCCATGAGGAATTGCTACTAAATCACCTATACCTGTGACACCTTCCGCTTCTCTTTTATATACAGCATCTAAAAAGTTTTTTTGATCATTTATATAATTTTCTTGTTTAAATAAATGAACTAACGTTTCTAATGTTTCTTCTCTACTACTTGTTTCTAATTCAGTTAAAATCGTTTTTTCATCAATAACATCTTTTAAATTCATAAGGCATCTCCTTTATTGTTCTGATATTTGTTCAATTTTTTCTATAAGTTTATTTGGAGATTTTATCGCTACATCTGTCGGTATTTCGATTATTTTTTTTCCTTCAAATCTTTCTTTAGCACTTACTTTTACATCTACAGCCAACAACACGACATCTGCTTGTTTAATGTCTTCTTCACTCAATTCATTTTCAATACCAATCGTTCCTTGTGTTTCGATTTTAATACTGTGTCCTTTCTTTTCTGCTGCTTTTTCTAGTTTTTCAGCTGCAATATATGTGTGTGCTATCCCTACAGTACAAGCACAAATACTTACGATATTCATAATTCATTCCTCCTATTTAATTAATGTTTCTACATAACTTTCTTCTGCTAAATTTCTCATGAACGTTTGTATTTCTATTAACACTTCTGGATCTTCATTCGGTTTAAGATTTAATAATATGATTAATTTCAATGGCTTGTTGTGCCACTTGATTAAGTCATTTTTACCCTTTATCAAATAAATTGTAGTTTCTAAAATATTTTCACTTTGAATGTGTGGTAATATCACTTCTGGAAAAATCTCTATATTTCCATCCTTTTCTCTACTTAACACTTCTTGAAAATAATTATCATGTGACTTAATCGTGTTATCTTTTTTCAATTGATGTCCTATTTCTTTAATAACATCTTGATACAATGTATTTTTAGTTTGGATTTCGTGAAAAAGATTTTTATTCATTTATATCACCTATCATTTCTATCATCTTACGCAGCTTAATTTGATCATTCTTATTAAACATTGCGCTTATAACAACGAGTGGAATAGCTTCTACATCAGGAATATGAACAGTTGAAATAATTAAATCTATCTTTTTTAAATCCTCTTGCGTTAAATCAAATGAAGATTTAACATCTACAATCTCTATTTCCGGGACATTTCTATCTATTTTTGTTTTCAAAAGTTCTGAAGTACCTATACCAGTTGTACAAGTAATTAACGTTCGTATTTTTACTGGGTTTCTCTCAAGCTCCTTAGCAAAATATAATGTTAAAAATCCTATTTCATCTTGGTTTATTTTCTTGATAGAATAATGTTCTGATATTTGTTCTGATATGTTGCTTATTACTTTAAAGACGAGTGGATATTCAATTTTTATCTGACCTATTAAAGTGTTTTTTACAATTAATCCATGTTCAATCCTATTAAGCATCGGTTTAACATGTTTAAGCAACTGCTGTTCTAAATCGGCATTTTTGAAAGAATGATTTAATTCATGACTTGCACCTTTGATTAAGGCATTGGTTATATCGATAACATCTTTTGAATATTTCATATCTTCTTCATTATTTTGAATATTTTGCGTCTCAAATCTAGATGAAATCAAGTATTCAAATAGATAGATTCTTTCATTTTGGGGCAATTGAGTATGTAAGTACTTCTCAATATTGCCAATCACCATATCACTCATTCTATAAAAAGATTGATATTCATTTTTCAATTTCATTATTTCTTGGGTTTCTCTATTTTTATCGCCGTTTATAACGCCTCTTTTTCTGAAACGCATTATCAGAATATATAAATGAGAAAATATATTTACGTTATATGGATAAGGAATAATAATACCTTTATAATTTTCAATCGTGTTAATCTGTTCTTGAACAAAATGTGAATCCCTATCTTCTGTTTGATCCATGCCATTATATGCTGATAAATTTGCTAATTTCCCTTCCCCAATCAGTTCTAATAGCGCATGGCGTATATTACTTTCTGCACCCTTTATAGATAAATGACGTTTTTTTCTTTCCAATTTTAGATTAAATTGTTTCAACATCTCTTCAATTTTTTTCTCATCTGTATTTAAGACACTTTCAGAAATATAATAACGTTCAAAAATATTAAAAAGTGATATCGTTTTAGGGGAGATTAACAATAATTCTTTTGTTATCATATTTCGTCTTTCAATAGGAGAAAGTAAATCATTTTGATGAAACTGACCAATCTCATGTTGTTCTATATATTCTCTGTCATCAATGCGATATCCTTTACCCTTTTCAGAAATAATAAGGGGTTCTTTATAAAAATTATTTATACGTTTAACAAGTCGATAAATCGTTTTTGTTGATACATCAAGATGCTTTGCTAAACTACTCGAATCGACAAAAGAATGCGCATTAAGTAAATAACTAATTAACTTCTCTTGATTATCTCCTTTCATGACGTTTACAACCTCCCTGTAACTTTATAATAAAACAAAATAATGTAAGCGTTTTACTTTCGTGTGTCCATTACAATAGACATTAAAATAAAGTAATAGCTATAGTCCGTGACTATAGCTATTAAATGAACCTAAAAATTTTGTTTTTTAAATAACATTAATTATAAAGCATAACATTACTAATGTAATATTTTATTTTTATTTACACTTTAAACTTCAAACTTTGAACTTTTGTATGCGTTACCTAGATAAAATATGATTCCAAAATAAAAAAGCTCATTTTAGCACTATGCTAAGTGAGCTTTATGTTACTCTTAAATCACTACCTAAAGTTATATGACTTAATTTCATCTATGATCGTATTGTATTTATTTGTTTTGTACCTTGCTTTGTTAGATACGATGAAGAAATTGCGATATAAGTCTAAATCCGTTGTCGTTATAAATTCTTCATCAAATGACTTAATGGAGAAATTAGACAATATTGTATAACCCATATTTTGTTTAACGAGTTCTAAAATTAATTGGTTATCATTTATGACGACTTTACGTGACGTGAGGTTAAGTTGTTGTAATAACATATCTTGATAATATCTAATGCCAGAGCCTGTTTCTCTGACATAACATCTCATATCATTGACGTTTTCATTGATCTTTTTATTTTTCACAAGTAATAACTTATCTCTTGTTAATACTTCGCTACTTATTTTGTCGTCTATTACTGGCTTCTCAATGATCCCTAAATCTATGGAGTAATCTTTTAAGCGACTTAAAATATCTGCTGAATTATATACATATATATGTATATTTAATTTTGGATACTTTGTTTGCAAGTGAATGGTTAAATCTAACAACATGGACTGTCCAAATGTATGACTTGTTCCTATTACAAACTTCCCTTTCACTTCTTCTTTATGTTGATTAATTTTTGTATATAATTGTTCATCTAATATCGCTAATTGGCATGCATAATTGTATAGCTCTCTACCTTCTTCTGTTAATATGATTTGCTTTCTAGTATTTTCAAATATTTTAATTTGATACTTTTCTTCAAGTGTTTTGATATCTCTACTTATGGACGGTTGGGACTTAAATAGTTTTTCTGCGGCCTTTGTAAAACCGTCTTCTTCTACTATGACTTTTAATATCTTCAATTTATCTTCCAACTTATCCACCTCATATCATTTTTGTTATATTATATATTTAAAAATAGCATTTCACAAATAATCAACTGCCCATTAAACTGTAGTTGAGGTGAAAGCTATGGGCATTCAAATGAACAAAAATTTCTTATTAGGTGTCGGATTCACATTTATTATAGCTATTGTAAGTATTTTGTTATCTAACTTACCTATTTTGAATAAAGTTGGCGCTTTAGCAATCGCCATCATAACAGCAATTATGTATAGACATTTTAAAGGTTACCCAACACAAATCGAATCGGGTATCGCTTTTTCTTCTAAGAAACTTTTAAGACTCGCCATTATACTTTATGGGTTAAAACTTAATTTATCTACGATTATTCATCAAGGAAGTACACTTTTAATATTTGATGTAGGTGTTGTCGCTTTTGCGATATGTTTTATGATTTTGCTTAATAAAATCATTAAAGGTGATAAAAACTTAGTATTATTATTAGGGATTGGTACGGGTGTATGTGGTGCAGCGGCTATTGCGGCAATATCACCAATATTAAAATCTAAAGAGCGTGATATTGGTATAAGTGTTGGTCTAGTTGCGATTATGGGAACGATTTTTTCATTAACTTATACATTATTATTCGCTTTATTTCCTATGGATCCAACAGCTTATGGTATTTGGTCGGGCGCCAGTTTACATGAGATCGCACATGTCATATTAGCTGCTGATGCAGGTGGTTCAGAGGCACTTAGTATCGGGCTATTAACTAAATTGGGGAGAGTATTCTTACTTATTCCTTTAAGCATTATTTTCTTAGTTATCGTAAATAGAAAGAAATCTAATAAAGTTGCTCAAAAAATTGATTTTCCTTACTTCTTAATTGGCTTTTTAATAATGAGTGCTGTTAATACATTTGTGGACATTCCAGAAGGCGTCTTAAATGTTATGAGCACGTTTACTACATTAATCTTAATTATGGCAATGGTAGGCTTAGGGTTAAATGTATCATTCAGCGACTTAAGAACAAAAGCGCTCAAACCAATGATTGCTATGGCGATTACATCAGTCGTACTTTCAGTCATCACATATTTTGTAGCTGGCATTTTATAAACATTATATTAGGGTATAACATAGACAATATCTAATTTTGAGAAAGATTGTGATAAACCTATGTTATACCTTAAATTATATTTAGTACTTCTCATATCGGTATTTAATTATATTTTTGTACCTAATGACGAAACAGCAACTTATAAAGATACATTCACGAAAGCAACACATTCAGATTATGATGATGCTTTTAACCTTGGTTCACAAATACCAAATGATTCACTAACACTTAAACCCTACAGTACATATAGCAAAAATCATATCCAAGGAATTGGTAAAGTATCATCTGATGAAACTGGTAAATCGGGAAACGGCGCAACTGGTTTTGTCATTGATGATCATACAATTATTACCGCTTCACACGTTGCAAGTGATGACGATGGTAATAAAGAAACAAAGCAATTTTATTTCTATCCATCTAAATCAGATCAACAAATTCCTATGAAATTTAAAGTTAAAAAGTTTTATAAGTCATATGAAAGAGATGTAGCCGTACTTATTACAGAACAACGTTTATCTAAAAAAGTAAAACCATTACAACTAGCATCCGAACAAGAAATA
This portion of the Mammaliicoccus vitulinus genome encodes:
- a CDS encoding PTS sugar transporter subunit IIA, with translation MNLKDVIDEKTILTELETSSREETLETLVHLFKQENYINDQKNFLDAVYKREAEGVTGIGDLVAIPHGKSKSVDKVGIAIAILKDVVDWPSLDDKGAKVVILLAVGEDNDNSKEHLKLLSLIARRLSNDEIIEQLLNSKEKSEVVSILSN
- a CDS encoding PTS fructose transporter subunit IIB → MNIVSICACTVGIAHTYIAAEKLEKAAEKKGHSIKIETQGTIGIENELSEEDIKQADVVLLAVDVKVSAKERFEGKKIIEIPTDVAIKSPNKLIEKIEQISEQ
- a CDS encoding PTS sugar transporter subunit IIA produces the protein MNKNLFHEIQTKNTLYQDVIKEIGHQLKKDNTIKSHDNYFQEVLSREKDGNIEIFPEVILPHIQSENILETTIYLIKGKNDLIKWHNKPLKLIILLNLKPNEDPEVLIEIQTFMRNLAEESYVETLIK
- a CDS encoding BglG family transcription antiterminator, giving the protein MKGDNQEKLISYLLNAHSFVDSSSLAKHLDVSTKTIYRLVKRINNFYKEPLIISEKGKGYRIDDREYIEQHEIGQFHQNDLLSPIERRNMITKELLLISPKTISLFNIFERYYISESVLNTDEKKIEEMLKQFNLKLERKKRHLSIKGAESNIRHALLELIGEGKLANLSAYNGMDQTEDRDSHFVQEQINTIENYKGIIIPYPYNVNIFSHLYILIMRFRKRGVINGDKNRETQEIMKLKNEYQSFYRMSDMVIGNIEKYLHTQLPQNERIYLFEYLISSRFETQNIQNNEEDMKYSKDVIDITNALIKGASHELNHSFKNADLEQQLLKHVKPMLNRIEHGLIVKNTLIGQIKIEYPLVFKVISNISEQISEHYSIKKINQDEIGFLTLYFAKELERNPVKIRTLITCTTGIGTSELLKTKIDRNVPEIEIVDVKSSFDLTQEDLKKIDLIISTVHIPDVEAIPLVVISAMFNKNDQIKLRKMIEMIGDINE
- a CDS encoding LysR family transcriptional regulator, coding for MEDKLKILKVIVEEDGFTKAAEKLFKSQPSISRDIKTLEEKYQIKIFENTRKQIILTEEGRELYNYACQLAILDEQLYTKINQHKEEVKGKFVIGTSHTFGQSMLLDLTIHLQTKYPKLNIHIYVYNSADILSRLKDYSIDLGIIEKPVIDDKISSEVLTRDKLLLVKNKKINENVNDMRCYVRETGSGIRYYQDMLLQQLNLTSRKVVINDNQLILELVKQNMGYTILSNFSIKSFDEEFITTTDLDLYRNFFIVSNKARYKTNKYNTIIDEIKSYNFR
- a CDS encoding YeiH family protein; the encoded protein is MGIQMNKNFLLGVGFTFIIAIVSILLSNLPILNKVGALAIAIITAIMYRHFKGYPTQIESGIAFSSKKLLRLAIILYGLKLNLSTIIHQGSTLLIFDVGVVAFAICFMILLNKIIKGDKNLVLLLGIGTGVCGAAAIAAISPILKSKERDIGISVGLVAIMGTIFSLTYTLLFALFPMDPTAYGIWSGASLHEIAHVILAADAGGSEALSIGLLTKLGRVFLLIPLSIIFLVIVNRKKSNKVAQKIDFPYFLIGFLIMSAVNTFVDIPEGVLNVMSTFTTLILIMAMVGLGLNVSFSDLRTKALKPMIAMAITSVVLSVITYFVAGIL
- a CDS encoding trypsin-like serine peptidase, with product MLYLKLYLVLLISVFNYIFVPNDETATYKDTFTKATHSDYDDAFNLGSQIPNDSLTLKPYSTYSKNHIQGIGKVSSDETGKSGNGATGFVIDDHTIITASHVASDDDGNKETKQFYFYPSKSDQQIPMKFKVKKFYKSYERDVAVLITEQRLSKKVKPLQLASEQEIKNMKSKEPLYMLGYPNEHQYNGQLMYQSKGYFLKPTKDYIEYIGHLHRTVGFSGSPVFNKDNHVVGIHAHGIRPEIKMNHQSTRDIYTGGPLLTGKTRDFINQHRE